Proteins encoded in a region of the Zea mays cultivar B73 chromosome 4, Zm-B73-REFERENCE-NAM-5.0, whole genome shotgun sequence genome:
- the LOC100191507 gene encoding putative RAN GTPase activating family protein, with translation MDSAQDFQPRTFSIKLWPPSESTRIMLVDRMTNNLSTESIFSRKYRLLGKQEAHENAKTIEELCFALADEHFREEPDGDGSSAVQLYAKETSKMMLEVLKKGPRTTAELEAPVADTPLVSADTVLDISGGKRAFIEADEAKELLSPLTKPGNSYKRICFSNRSFGIGAANVAGPILESVKNQLTEVDISDFVAGRSEDEALDVMRIFSKALDGSVLRYLNISDNALGEKGVRAFSELLKSQESLEELYVMNDGISEEAAKALSELIPATEKLKVLHFHNNMTGDEGAMYIAEMVKRSPNVESFRCSATRIGSDGGVALSEALGTCTRLKKLDLRDNLFGVDAGLALSETLPKLPDLVELYLSDLNLENKGTIAIAKALKQSALQLEVLEIAGNEINAKAAPDLAECLAVMQSLKKLTLAENELKDNGAVIIAKSLEDGHSDLKELDVSTNMLQRVGARCFTRAVANKPDFVQLNINGNFISDEGVDEVKEILKAGKKSLDVLGPLDENEPDGEPDDEDAEDDEDELDLKLQSVKVEQDEDD, from the coding sequence ATGGATTCAGCACAAGATTTCCAACCCAGGACATTCTCTATAAAGTTGTGGCCACCAAGTGAAAGCACACGGATCATGCTTGTTGACAGGATGACAAACAATCTGTCCACAGAGTCCATTTTCTCTCGCAAATATCGCCTTTTGGGAAAGCAAGAGGCTCATGAGAATGCAAAAACGATTGAAGAACTTTGCTTTGCCTTGGCTGATGAGCATTTCAGAGAGGAGCCAGATGGTGATGGGAGTTCTGCTGTCCAGCTATATGCAAAGGAAACGAGCAAGATGATGTTGGAAGTTCTGAAAAAAGGCCCAAGGACTACTGCAGAACTGGAGGCACCTGTAGCTGACACACCTCTTGTGTCTGCTGATACTGTACTAGATATATCTGGTGGCAAGCGTGCTTTTATTGAGGCAGATGAAGCAAAGGAACTGCTGAGTCCACTTACCAAACCAGGAAATTCATATAAAAGAATTTGCTTTAGCAACAGGAGCTTTGGTATTGGTGCTGCTAATGTTGCTGGGCCAATTCTTGAGTCAGTTAAGAATCAGCTCACAGAGGTTGATATCTCAGATTTTGTGGCAGGAAGGTCTGAGGATGAAGCCCTTGATGTGATGCGCATATTCTCCAAAGCATTAGATGGTTCTGTCCTGAGATATCTGAACATCTCTGACAATGCTTTGGGCGAGAAGGGTGTCAGGGCATTCAGTGAGCTCCTGAAATCGCAAGAATCCCTGGAAGAACTTTATGTGATGAATGATGGCATATCAGAGGAAGCTGCAAAAGCTCTATCTGAGCTTATTCCTGCAACTGAGAAGCTTAAGGTTCTTCACTTCCACAACAATATGACTGGAGATGAAGGTGCTATGTATATTGCTGAAATGGTTAAGCGTTCTCCAAATGTAGAGAGTTTCAGGTGCTCAGCAACAAGGATAGGATCTGATGGTGGAGTCGCATTGTCTGAGGCATTGGGGACATGCACTCGTCTGAAGAAACTTGATCTTAGGGACAACTTGTTTGGTGTTGATGCAGGGTTAGCTCTCAGCGAAACCCTTCCAAAACTACCTGATCTTGTTGAGCTTTATCTCAGTGATCTCAATCTTGAGAACAAGGGTACTATAGCAATTGCAAAAGCCCTCAAACAGTCAGCACTGCAGTTGGAGGTCCTTGAAATTGCTGGAAATGAAATAAATGCCAAAGCAGCCCCAGATTTGGCTGAATGTCTAGCAGTAATGCAGTCACTCAAGAAGCTGACCTTGGCTGAAAATGAACTGAAGGACAATGGTGCTGTGATAATTGCAAAATCATTGGAAGATGGCCACTCAGATCTCAAGGAACTTGATGTGAGCACGAACATGCTGCAGAGGGTTGGAGCTCGGTGCTTTACGCGGGCAGTCGCAAATAAACCAGATTTTGTGCAGCTGAACATCAATGGAAATTTTATCTCTGATGAAGGGGTTGATGAGGTGAAGGAAATTCTGAAGGCTGGTAAGAAATCTCTGGATGTGCTGGGCCCACTAGACGAGAATGAACCTGATGGAGAGCCTGATGATGAGGATGCTGAGGACGATGAGGACGAGCTGGATTTGAAGCTGCAGAGTGTGAAGGTTGAGCAGGATGAGGATGATTGA